The genomic DNA CATGTTTGACTCCACTGACAGCTTGAATGAAATCAGCCGGATCTTCCGCCCGCATCAAGGTTTCGCCGATTAAAATCCCATCCGCTCCCGCTGCGTGCAACATTTTCGCTTCCTCGACCGTTTTAATCCCACTTTCGCTGATATACCGGACATCCGGTGACTTCGTCTTCAGTAACGCAAGCGACGTGTCGAGACTCACTTCGAACTTCTTCAGGTTCCGATTGTTGATGCCGATGATTTTCGCCTGCAACTGTTCCGCCCGCTCGAGCTCCGTCGCATCATGGACTTCGACCAAGACTTCAAGCCCACTTGCATAAGCATAGTCATACAGATCGTGTAACGTGTCATCATCAAGCGCCGCGACAATCAATAGAATCAAACTGGCGCCGTGTGCTTTCGCCAAATCAATTTGAATTCGGTCAACCATAAAATCCTTGCACAGGACCGGCACATCGACGGCTGCGGTGACCGCTGCCAGATCTTCCATACTCCCTTTAAAATACGTCTGGTCCGTCAAGACCGAGATGACGGTCGCGCCGCTGGCAGCATACCGTTTCGCCTGCGCCACAGGATCGACGTTTAATGAGATGTCGCCTTTTGACGGTGAGGCCCGTTTGATTTCCGCGATGACGGATAAATCGGTTCCACCAAGTGATTGATGGATCGATGGATTTGACGGGCGATGCTCCGCCGAAGGGACCCCGGTCATTTTCAATTGTGCGACTTCCAGTCGTTTCGTCTCGATGATGCGGTCTAAGATATTCATCCGATTGCCTCCTGTTGTTTCATTCGTTGTAAATATTGTAGTTTTTCAAGCGCCCGACCGGAATCAATGCTTTGCGCTGCTCGTTCGATTCCTTCACGAATTGTCTCGACCCGTCCTTCCGCAAACAAAGCAATGCCGGCATTGAGTAAGACCGTGTCCCGGTATGGACCTGCTTCTCCGCGCAGGACCCGCAATAGAATATCCGCATTTTCCGCTGCCGTACCACCACGGATGGCTTCAATCGGCGCAACGGATAATCCGACTTCTTCCGGGTGGAGACTGAACCGGATCAGTTCGCCTTGATCGAGCAGGACCAATTGATTTGTCCCTGCGAGTGATGCTTCGTCCATCCCGCACGCTCCGTGTAAGACGATGGCACGTTTTCGTCCAAGCCGATGCAACGTCAAGGCCATCGTCTCAAGCAAATCTTCCCGGTAAATTCCGAGTAACTGTGTTTTTAGCGGCACTGGATTCGTCAGCGGTCCAATCAGATTAAAGATTGTCGGAATCCGTAAATCGCGGCGAACTTTCATGATTTGTTTGACACGCGGGTGCATCCGTTGGGCGAACAGGAAGGCAATCCCGTTTACTTCAAGCAACTTCGCAATATCTTCTGCCGTGATATCGAGCGGAACACCCAGTGCTTCGAGTACGTCGGCACTGCCCGTCTTGCTTGAGACACTCCGGTTTCCGTGTTTCGCTACTTTGGCTCCGGCACCGGCTAAAACGAATGCCGCTGTCGTGCTGATGTTAAAGGATTGGGAACCGTCGCCGCCTGTTCCGCAGTTATCGATAAAGTCCGTTCCCGTCACCGGAATGTCGAGCGCAACTTCCCGCATGATGGAAGCAAGACCGGCTAGTTCTTCCGCCGTTTCCCCTTTTGCTTTCAGCGCAACGAGAAAAGCTGCGATTTCGCTGTCTGTGACATCCGCCGCAAATAACGCGCGGGCTGCCTGTTGCATTTCTTCATAGCGGAGATGATTGGCATTCGTCAATTTCGTCAATACGTCCTTCATTCCTGTCACTCCTTCGTCAGTTCGATAAATCGTTGAATCATTTGTTGGCCAAGCGGAGTTCCGATCGATTCCGGATGAAACTGAATCCCGTATGTCGGATGCGTGTGATGCTCAAGAGCCATGATTGTCCCATCCTCGGTCACAGCGGTCACTTCCAGCACTTCCGGTAAGGTCGTCCGGTCGACAATCAAGGAGTGGTAACGCATGACGTCGAGTTGTTCCGGAAGACCGGCAAACAATCGTCCGGTTTGCCGGATTGTTGACGTCTTTCCGTGCCGGATCTCATCCGCTTCGACGACGCGTCCGCCAAATGCTTGACCGATTGCCTGGTGTCCGAGACAGACACCGAGAATCGGAATTTTTCCGGAGTATGTCTCAATCACGTCGAGACAGATGCCGGCATCTTTCGGATGGCCGGGTCCCGGTGATAAGATGATGCCGTCCGGATTCAAGTCGGCAATCGCATTCACTTCAATCGCATCATTGCGAATGACTTGGATTTCATCGTAGACGGCCGCATATTGATACAGGTTATAGGTAAAGGAATCATAGTTATCAATCAGTACAATCATTTCCAGACCTCCAGTAGTGACTTCGCCTTATGCAACGTCTCTTCATACTCCAAGGTCGGATCAGAGTCATAGACTATACCCGCTCCGGCCTGAACGTACGCTTTTCCATGTTGGATGACCATTGTCCGGATGGCGAGCGCAAAATCAAGATTTCCGCTGACATCAAAATATCCGACCGCTCCGGCATAGACTTCCCGTTTTTTTGTCTCATATTGATTGATCAGCTGCATCGCCCGGATTTTCGGGGCTCCCGAAACGGTACCGGCCGGCAAACAGGAAATCAACGCGTCAGCCCCAGTCCGTCCTTCTGCAAGCGTTCCTTCGACGACGGAAACAAGATGCATGACATTTTTGAAACGTTCGATTTCCATTTCCCGCGAGACATGGATGCTACCGACCTGACAGACTTGACCAAGATCATTTCGACCTAAATCAACAAGCATCCGGTGTTCGGCTTGTTCTTTCTCGTCGTTCAATAACTCATACGCCAGTTGTGTATCTTCCTGTTTCGTTTTTCCGCGGGGCCGGGTCCCGGCAATCGGATTCGTCGTGACATGGCGACCTTTGACTTGAACGAGACTTTCCGGTGACGCCCCGAGGACGATGACTTCCCCTAAATCGATGTAAAACAGGTATGGGCTCGGATTGTCCTGCCGCAACTTCCGGTAAAAATGGAACGGGTCGCCAGCGAATGTTGCGTCTAACCGTTGCGAGAGCACCAGTTGGAAGACGTCCCCCTGACGAATATGCTGTTTCGCCTGTTCGACAAGCGATAAAAAGGTTTCTTTCTCAATCTGCGGTTGATAGACGATGTTTTCAAGCGGGCGCTCGATCCGGGTCTGCTGACCGGTTTGTTCAAGTAAGGTTTTGCGGAGCTGCAGTTTCCGAATCATCTCCTGCCGATCCGTCAGTCCGCCGAGTGACGTATGAATTAAATGCACCCGGTGTTCCAGGTGGTCATATAAAATGATTTCGTCATAGACGGCAAGCAAGGCGTCCGGCAAATTGCGGTCACTGTCCGGTACCTGTCCGATGTTTTCATACGACCGAATCGCATCATAGCCGACATAGCCGATGGCGCCGCTTAAGAACGGAAAGTCGGCATCGGTTGTTCCCCGTGTCACAGACTGTTGCAGGAGTTGGACCGGATTCCCTGTCATCGTCACGGTTTCTTCCGTCTGAAGATGGTGCCGCGTCACTTGATTGCCTTCCGCCCGAAGCAATTCGACCGGATTGACGCCGATGATCGAGTAACGACCGTTACTGCCGCTCGCTGAGCTTTCAAGCAGACATTTCCGGTCCCCCTCGAGATTTAAAAAGATGGAGATGGGCGTCAACTCATCGCCGTTCATTTCGATTTGCTCGATTATCAATTGTTCTGTCTCGATCATCCTGTTCGCCTCCTGATATATAAAAAAATCCTCCATACAGCAAATGCCGTATGGAGGACGATAGACTCGCGGTGCCACCTCACAATTGGAACTACAAACGTTCCCACTCTTCCGATGCGTCTTGACGAGACATCGTAGCCTAAGATAACGGGGGCTTCCGTCACGACCTACTTACCGTTCAGTCATGCTCTCATGAGACCATTCATCAGACATCGCTGTACGGAAGTTCCACCTCTCTCCCGCTCTCTGGAACAACGATTCGTCTGACTACTTAACTCATTCATCGATTTACTTATTCAATTGAATACGAAAAGGGTTTTCCCGCCCATTCATGCTAAACATGAAGGACGGGAAAACCCGCGGTACCACCTTCGTTGACTATTACTAGTCCCCTCGAACAAACCGGTTACCCTGATTCGTCGTCCTTGATAACGGAAGGTACCCGTCAGAGCCTACTGTGAGTTCGGTCTGATGCTCAGAAGCCCATTCACCTGTTTCCCGATACTGATTCGCACCATCCATCAGCTCTCTTCAATCGTTTCATAGGTTACTTTTCTTCGTCATTGCGTCTGTTTTCTTTAATTGTTTTTTATGTTACGTGGGAAACCGTTTTCTGTCAATAGATTTGTCTCAATCAATATAAAGACAGTTGATTCGGGTCGATTGACTCGAGTGCTTGTTTGACCGTCTGCAGGAACTGACCGGCAACAAGTCCGTCGAGCACCCGGTGGTCAATCGACATACAGAGGTTGACCATGTCGCGTGCTGCGAACATGCCGTTCACCCAGACAGGACGTTTGACGATTGATTCGACCGACAAAATCGCTGCTTGCGGGAAGTTCAGAATCGGTGCTGACTGAATCGATCCAAATGATCCGGTATTGTTGACCGTAAACGTTCCGCCCTGCATCTCACTTGACGACAGTCGTCCGGCTTGCGCCCGTTTGCCGAAATCATCAATTGCCCGGGCCAGTCCTTTAATGCTGAGTTCATCCGCATTTTTGACGACCGGTACGAACAAGGCTTCTTGCGTCGCGACCGCGAGGGACAAGTTGATTGCTTTTTTCTGGATGATCTTGTCGCCCGCCCACGTCGAATTCATGATTGGATGTTTCTTTAATCCTTCAACGGTTGCTTTCATGAAGAACGGAAGGAATGTCAATTTGACCCCTTCTTGTTTAAAGAATGCATCTTTATGACGATTCCGGGCTTCGACCAGGTTCGTCACGTCGACTTCAATCATTAACCAGGCATGCGGTGCTTCCTGTTTCGAGCGGACCATGTTCGTTGCGATTGCTTGGCGGACACCGGCCGTCGGAATTTCGATGTCTCCGGCTTCCGTCGTGCTTGCTGTCAGTTTGGCTGCTTGCGGACGTTCCGGTTGCGATGATTCCCGTTGCTCGGCTGGTTTTGCTGCTGGAACCGATTCAATCGTCGGTGCTTCGACCGTATCCGGTTGTGCGATTTGTCCGGTTTCGATGATTTTGAGAAGGTCTTTCCGGGTAATCCGACCACCGGCCCCCGTTCCCAAGACCTGCTCCAAATCAATGCCGTGCTCGGCAGACAATTTAAGAACGGCCGGTGAATAACGTTTCTTCATCGATTGATCACTTGAGACCGGTATTTCTGCGACCGCCGGAACGGCTTCTTCCGTTGCTGCGACTTCTGTCGATCCGCCGCTGACCTGCAAGGTCACGATCGCTTCCCCGACTTGCAACGTGTCCCCTTCTTCTGCTAACAGTTTATCAATGACACCGTCGAAGGACGACGGGACTTCCGCTGTCACTTTATCGGTGATGACTTCCGCAATCGGATCATATTTTTTGACCGTATCACCCGGTTTGACGAGCCAGAGGGAAATCGTCCCTTCCGTTACACTCTCACCAAGTTGTGGCATCGTTAATGTTTCGGTTTTCATTGACGTTTCCCCCTTAGTACGCGTGTAGCGTCCGGATTTTATCTTCGATTTTTTCGCTCGAGACGTTAAAGAATTTTTCCATCGTCGGCGCGTATGGCATCGCCGGGACATCCGGACCGCACAGACGCTCGATTGGCGCATCGAGATCAAACAGTGCTTCTTCCGCAATGATCGCCGACACTTCACTCATGACGCTGCCTTCTTTGTTGTCCTCTGTCACGAGCAAGACTTTACCGGTTTTTCGGGCTGCCTCGACGACCGCTTCCCGGTCAATCGGATAAACCGTCCGTAAATCAAGAATATGAACATCGATGCCGTCTTTCTCAAGACGTGCTGCTGCTTCAAGGGCGAACTGGACACAAAGACCGTACGTGATGACCGTTAAATCTTCACCTTCCCGTTTGACATCGGCTTTACCGATTTCAACAGTATAGTCTCCTTCCGGCACTTCGCCTTTGAGCAGACGGTAGCCGCGTTTATGTTCAAAGAACAGTACCGGATCGTTGGAACGGATGGCTGCTTTCAGCAAACCTTTAGCATCATATGGATTAGACGGAATGACGATTTTTAAGCCCGGCGTCGAATTGAACATCGCTTCGACGGATTGGGAATGATAAAGGGCGCCGTGAATCCCTCCGCCGAACGGTGCGCGAATGACGATCGGGCATGACCAGTCATTGTTCGAACGGTAACGGATTTTTGCCGCTTCACTGACGATCTGGTTGACGGCCGGCATGATGAAATCCGCAAACTGCATTTCAGCAATCGGACGCATCCCGTACATCGCAGCACCGATTCCGACTCCGGCAATCGCACTCTCAGCGAGTGGCGCGTCGATGACACGTTCTTCCCCGAACTGCTCCAGTAATCCTTGTGTCGCGCGGAAAACACCGCCGCGGACGCCGACGTCTTCTCCGAGGACGAAGACGGATTCATCACGTTCCATCTCTTCTTTGATGGCACTGTTAATGGCTTCGATTAAACTTAATGTCGTCATTTCGTTTCCCCCTCATCGTACACGTAACGGAGTGCATTTTCCGGTGCATCGTAAGCTGCCGCTTCCGCGTACGCCGTCGCTTCATCGACTTCTTGTTCAAGTTTCGCTTCGATGTCTTGTGCCGTTTCTTCCGTCAAGACACCCATTTGAATCAATTTTTCACGGAACAGTTTGACCCCGTCACGTGTTTTCAGTTCAGCCAGTTCTTCGGCTGAACGGTAGGATTTATCATCATCATCGGACGAATGCGGTACGAGACGTTCGACTTCAACTTCAATCAACGTCGGACCGTCACCGCGCAGACCGCGCTCACGTGCTTCTTTGACCGCTTTGTAGACAGCAAGCGGATCAATCCCGTCAATCGTCACACCAGGCATCCCGTATCCGATCGCCCGGTCGGCAACGTGTTTCGCCGATAATTGTTTCGAGAGTGGTGTCGAAATCGCATATTTATTATTTTCACAGAACAGAATGACCGGTAATTTGTGGATGCCGGCAAAGTTTGCTCCTTCATGGAAGTCCCCTTGGTTCGATGACCCTTCACCGAACGAAACGTAGGCGACAAGCGGTTCCCGACGCATCTTCGCAGCAAGGGCAATCCCGACGGCATGCGGGACTTGCGTCGTCACCGGGCTAGATCCCGTCACGATGTTGAGGGCACGCGAACCGTAATGACCCGGCATTTGGCGTCCGCCTGAGTTCGGATCTTCTGCTTTTGCGAAAGCGGACAACATGATGTCACGTGACGTCTGTCCAAAATGCAACACGACGCCCAAATCGCGGTAGTACGGCAAGATATAGTCCGTCCCTTTTTCAAGCGCGTAAGCGGCACCGACTTGGGCCGCTTCCTGCCCTTGACAGGAGACGAGGAACGGGATTTTTCCAGCCCGGTTCAATTTCCACATCCGTTCGTCAATCTTGCGTGCCCGGACCATCGTTTCGAACATTTGAATCGCATCTTGCTCCGTCAAACCCAGTTCGACGAGTTCTTTGAATTCTATTTTTTCCATCTGTTTTTCCTCCTTAGGCATGAACCGCTAATCCGTCAACTGCGAGTGCTGCCTCACCGAATGCTTCCGAAAGCGCCGGGTGTGGGTGGACGAGTTGTCCGACTTCCCATGCCGTCGCATTCAAAACAAGTGCAAGACCGCCTTCACTGATTAATTCAGTTGCTTTTGGTCCAACGATATGGACGCCGACCAAATCATCCGTTTTCGCATCGGAAACGAGTTTAATGAATCCTGCCGCTTCCCCTTCAATCCGTGCTTTTCCGAGACCGTTAAACGAGAACATCCCCGTTTTGACGTCCAGTCCCGCTGCGACAGCCTCAGCTTCCGTCAAGCCGACCGAGGCTGCTTCCGGCACACTGTAAATACAACGTGGAACAAACGCATAGTTCAGTGGTGTCGTCGAACCGTTGACAATCGTCTCGACCGCTTTTGCACCTTCTGCCGATGCGACGTGCGCGAGTTGCAGGCGTCCGATGACATCACCAATCGCGAAGATGTGATTATCCTTCGTCCGGAACTCGTCATCCACCTGGATGAATCCGTTTTCGACGATGATATTCGTATTTTCAAGCCCGATGCCTTCAACATTCGCCATCCGACCGATCGCGACTAACAACTTCTCTGCCGCAAGCGTCGTCTTGTCCCCATTACGGTCGACATCAATCGTCACGCCGGACTCGGTTAACTGGAAGCTGTCGCTT from Exiguobacterium sibiricum 7-3 includes the following:
- the trpC gene encoding indole-3-glycerol phosphate synthase TrpC encodes the protein MNILDRIIETKRLEVAQLKMTGVPSAEHRPSNPSIHQSLGGTDLSVIAEIKRASPSKGDISLNVDPVAQAKRYAASGATVISVLTDQTYFKGSMEDLAAVTAAVDVPVLCKDFMVDRIQIDLAKAHGASLILLIVAALDDDTLHDLYDYAYASGLEVLVEVHDATELERAEQLQAKIIGINNRNLKKFEVSLDTSLALLKTKSPDVRYISESGIKTVEEAKMLHAAGADGILIGETLMRAEDPADFIQAVSGVKHDTH
- the trpD gene encoding anthranilate phosphoribosyltransferase; the encoded protein is MKDVLTKLTNANHLRYEEMQQAARALFAADVTDSEIAAFLVALKAKGETAEELAGLASIMREVALDIPVTGTDFIDNCGTGGDGSQSFNISTTAAFVLAGAGAKVAKHGNRSVSSKTGSADVLEALGVPLDITAEDIAKLLEVNGIAFLFAQRMHPRVKQIMKVRRDLRIPTIFNLIGPLTNPVPLKTQLLGIYREDLLETMALTLHRLGRKRAIVLHGACGMDEASLAGTNQLVLLDQGELIRFSLHPEEVGLSVAPIEAIRGGTAAENADILLRVLRGEAGPYRDTVLLNAGIALFAEGRVETIREGIERAAQSIDSGRALEKLQYLQRMKQQEAIG
- a CDS encoding anthranilate synthase component II — encoded protein: MIVLIDNYDSFTYNLYQYAAVYDEIQVIRNDAIEVNAIADLNPDGIILSPGPGHPKDAGICLDVIETYSGKIPILGVCLGHQAIGQAFGGRVVEADEIRHGKTSTIRQTGRLFAGLPEQLDVMRYHSLIVDRTTLPEVLEVTAVTEDGTIMALEHHTHPTYGIQFHPESIGTPLGQQMIQRFIELTKE
- the trpE gene encoding anthranilate synthase component I; the encoded protein is MIETEQLIIEQIEMNGDELTPISIFLNLEGDRKCLLESSASGSNGRYSIIGVNPVELLRAEGNQVTRHHLQTEETVTMTGNPVQLLQQSVTRGTTDADFPFLSGAIGYVGYDAIRSYENIGQVPDSDRNLPDALLAVYDEIILYDHLEHRVHLIHTSLGGLTDRQEMIRKLQLRKTLLEQTGQQTRIERPLENIVYQPQIEKETFLSLVEQAKQHIRQGDVFQLVLSQRLDATFAGDPFHFYRKLRQDNPSPYLFYIDLGEVIVLGASPESLVQVKGRHVTTNPIAGTRPRGKTKQEDTQLAYELLNDEKEQAEHRMLVDLGRNDLGQVCQVGSIHVSREMEIERFKNVMHLVSVVEGTLAEGRTGADALISCLPAGTVSGAPKIRAMQLINQYETKKREVYAGAVGYFDVSGNLDFALAIRTMVIQHGKAYVQAGAGIVYDSDPTLEYEETLHKAKSLLEVWK
- a CDS encoding dihydrolipoamide acetyltransferase family protein, whose translation is MKTETLTMPQLGESVTEGTISLWLVKPGDTVKKYDPIAEVITDKVTAEVPSSFDGVIDKLLAEEGDTLQVGEAIVTLQVSGGSTEVAATEEAVPAVAEIPVSSDQSMKKRYSPAVLKLSAEHGIDLEQVLGTGAGGRITRKDLLKIIETGQIAQPDTVEAPTIESVPAAKPAEQRESSQPERPQAAKLTASTTEAGDIEIPTAGVRQAIATNMVRSKQEAPHAWLMIEVDVTNLVEARNRHKDAFFKQEGVKLTFLPFFMKATVEGLKKHPIMNSTWAGDKIIQKKAINLSLAVATQEALFVPVVKNADELSIKGLARAIDDFGKRAQAGRLSSSEMQGGTFTVNNTGSFGSIQSAPILNFPQAAILSVESIVKRPVWVNGMFAARDMVNLCMSIDHRVLDGLVAGQFLQTVKQALESIDPNQLSLY
- a CDS encoding alpha-ketoacid dehydrogenase subunit beta, whose protein sequence is MTTLSLIEAINSAIKEEMERDESVFVLGEDVGVRGGVFRATQGLLEQFGEERVIDAPLAESAIAGVGIGAAMYGMRPIAEMQFADFIMPAVNQIVSEAAKIRYRSNNDWSCPIVIRAPFGGGIHGALYHSQSVEAMFNSTPGLKIVIPSNPYDAKGLLKAAIRSNDPVLFFEHKRGYRLLKGEVPEGDYTVEIGKADVKREGEDLTVITYGLCVQFALEAAARLEKDGIDVHILDLRTVYPIDREAVVEAARKTGKVLLVTEDNKEGSVMSEVSAIIAEEALFDLDAPIERLCGPDVPAMPYAPTMEKFFNVSSEKIEDKIRTLHAY
- a CDS encoding thiamine pyrophosphate-dependent dehydrogenase E1 component subunit alpha codes for the protein MEKIEFKELVELGLTEQDAIQMFETMVRARKIDERMWKLNRAGKIPFLVSCQGQEAAQVGAAYALEKGTDYILPYYRDLGVVLHFGQTSRDIMLSAFAKAEDPNSGGRQMPGHYGSRALNIVTGSSPVTTQVPHAVGIALAAKMRREPLVAYVSFGEGSSNQGDFHEGANFAGIHKLPVILFCENNKYAISTPLSKQLSAKHVADRAIGYGMPGVTIDGIDPLAVYKAVKEARERGLRGDGPTLIEVEVERLVPHSSDDDDKSYRSAEELAELKTRDGVKLFREKLIQMGVLTEETAQDIEAKLEQEVDEATAYAEAAAYDAPENALRYVYDEGETK